The following DNA comes from Deinococcus radiotolerans.
GGTTTTCAATCATAGTCGGAGAGCAAATCGCCTCAAATCTGGGCTGACACGCTAAGAGCCTGAGGACAGAACACGTCGGACTATGTTCCGATCATGGTCGAGCAGCTCGTACCCGATGACCTGTGGGCGCTGATTCAACCGGTCATTCCTTCACCCCCACCGCGTCCACGTGGTGGTCGTCCGCGTCAGTGTGCGCGCCAGACCCTGGCGGGCATCGTCTATCTCCTCCGTTGGGGCTTCCCTGGCGTCACCTCCCACGCGCACTTGGTCTGGGCAGCGGACGGACCTGCGAGCGAC
Coding sequences within:
- a CDS encoding transposase, giving the protein MVEQLVPDDLWALIQPVIPSPPPRPRGGRPRQCARQTLAGIVYLLRWGFPGVTSHAHLVWAADGPASD